The following coding sequences lie in one Mucilaginibacter sp. KACC 22773 genomic window:
- a CDS encoding DUF4783 domain-containing protein: MKLLYLSSFLILLLMPGRVAADAMDNVANLIKQGNSKEIGKLFAPTVEMSVMAEEQSYPQTQATSVLSDFFTKHKPQTIKLLHKVNSSASIQLGVYILTTADKQEYRIAFTLKDVGGTMRIIELGIEDEKVK; this comes from the coding sequence ATGAAGTTACTTTACCTGTCGTCGTTTTTAATTTTGTTGCTGATGCCTGGCAGGGTAGCGGCCGACGCCATGGATAATGTGGCTAATTTGATAAAGCAGGGTAACAGTAAAGAAATTGGTAAGCTGTTTGCCCCAACCGTAGAGATGTCGGTGATGGCCGAAGAACAATCATATCCGCAAACCCAGGCCACATCGGTGCTCAGCGATTTTTTTACTAAGCATAAGCCACAAACAATAAAGCTGCTACACAAAGTGAACTCCAGCGCCAGCATTCAGCTTGGCGTATATATTTTAACCACCGCCGATAAACAGGAATACCGCATTGCCTTTACCCTGAAAGATGTTGGCGGCACCATGCGCATCATCGAATTGGGAATTGAGGACGAGAAGGTGAAGTAA
- the gpmI gene encoding 2,3-bisphosphoglycerate-independent phosphoglycerate mutase, translating to MENKKKLALIILDGWGYGRNDQSNAILAANTPFVDMMLQTYPNSKLEASGMAVGLPAGQMGNSEVGHMNLGAGRVVYQELGRIHKAVDDNELPTIPVLKDAFEYAKQNNKDVHFIGLVSDGGVHSHIRHVKGLCDAAKQLDVNNVFIHAFLDGRDTDPKSGLGFITELEEHIAGTSAQIATAIGRYYAMDRDNRWERVKLAYDLMVKGEGEATQHITDLIKKSYEEGVTDEFIKPIVRVDADGKPLAVIKDGDVVICFNFRTDRGREISLALTQKSFPEYNLHPLNIRYITMTPYDETFKNVQVVFNKEDLTKTLGEILQNAGKTQIRIAETEKYPHVTFFFSGGREREFDNEKRLLVPSPKVATYDLQPEMSAAGIRDAIIPELESGWPDFVCLNFANTDMVGHTGVFSAVVKAAETADACTKAVVEAGLANGYSFIIIADHGNADYMINDDGTPNTAHTTNLVPCIIIDKDVTHVNDGKLGDIAPTILKILGVDIPAEMTGNVLV from the coding sequence GTGGAAAATAAAAAAAAACTCGCATTAATTATCCTCGATGGCTGGGGTTACGGCCGTAACGATCAATCGAACGCTATACTTGCCGCCAACACTCCTTTTGTTGACATGATGCTGCAAACTTATCCAAACTCCAAACTGGAAGCTTCGGGTATGGCGGTAGGTTTACCCGCCGGACAAATGGGCAACTCCGAAGTTGGACACATGAACCTTGGCGCAGGCCGGGTAGTTTACCAGGAATTAGGCCGCATTCATAAAGCGGTTGATGATAACGAATTACCCACCATTCCGGTTTTAAAAGATGCTTTTGAATATGCCAAACAAAACAATAAGGATGTTCACTTCATCGGTTTAGTATCTGATGGTGGTGTACACTCACACATCAGGCATGTAAAGGGCCTTTGCGATGCAGCAAAACAGCTGGATGTAAACAATGTATTTATTCATGCTTTTTTAGATGGACGCGATACCGACCCTAAATCGGGCTTAGGTTTTATAACTGAACTGGAAGAACATATAGCGGGTACGTCTGCACAAATTGCCACCGCCATAGGCAGATATTATGCGATGGACCGCGATAACCGCTGGGAACGCGTTAAACTGGCTTACGACCTTATGGTTAAAGGTGAAGGTGAAGCCACGCAACACATCACCGACCTGATCAAAAAATCATACGAAGAGGGTGTTACCGACGAATTTATAAAACCAATAGTTAGGGTTGATGCCGACGGTAAGCCTTTGGCTGTTATAAAAGATGGCGATGTTGTTATCTGCTTTAACTTCCGTACAGACAGAGGCCGCGAGATTAGCCTGGCGTTAACCCAAAAGTCGTTCCCGGAGTATAACCTGCACCCGTTGAATATCCGTTACATCACTATGACGCCATATGATGAAACATTTAAAAACGTACAGGTAGTTTTTAATAAAGAAGACCTGACCAAAACATTAGGCGAAATTTTGCAGAATGCAGGCAAAACGCAGATCCGCATTGCCGAGACCGAAAAATACCCACACGTAACTTTCTTCTTCTCTGGCGGACGCGAGCGCGAATTTGATAACGAAAAACGTTTGCTGGTGCCATCGCCCAAAGTGGCAACTTATGATTTGCAGCCAGAGATGAGCGCGGCAGGCATTCGCGATGCTATCATTCCTGAACTGGAAAGCGGCTGGCCTGATTTTGTTTGCCTGAACTTTGCCAATACCGATATGGTTGGGCACACCGGTGTTTTTAGCGCCGTTGTTAAAGCAGCCGAGACTGCAGATGCCTGCACAAAAGCGGTTGTTGAAGCTGGTTTAGCCAATGGATATAGCTTTATCATCATTGCCGATCACGGTAACGCCGACTATATGATTAATGATGATGGCACACCAAACACCGCCCACACCACCAACCTGGTGCCTTGTATCATAATAGACAAAGATGTAACCCACGTAAACGATGGTAAACTGGGCGATATAGCACCTACCATTTTAAAAATACTTGGGGTTGATATCCCCGCGGAAATGACCGGTAATGTATTGGTATAA
- a CDS encoding tetratricopeptide repeat protein — MRLSVILPFLLLSTIETTLAQSAYVKMGQQAVMDGDFRSAVAHLEKACITDSTNANALWMLGYSYYHSDNYKKSIAAYTRVIAIKPADATAYYYRARAKSYLGRDNQTKDADKELYLLGAIVDLTKAISINDDPGDSKYYQNRGIAYRDYGVFKLQTNSRFYDRSRGVNSLKASIADLEKILNANPGRNDIAVLIDQSKEKLNQASSTAATKH; from the coding sequence ATGAGGCTTTCAGTTATTTTACCATTCCTGCTACTGTCAACCATTGAAACTACATTGGCGCAAAGCGCTTATGTAAAAATGGGGCAGCAAGCTGTTATGGATGGTGATTTCAGATCGGCAGTAGCCCACCTCGAAAAAGCCTGTATCACCGATTCTACCAATGCCAATGCTTTGTGGATGTTGGGCTATTCTTACTATCACAGCGATAACTACAAAAAATCAATAGCTGCTTATACCCGCGTAATTGCTATAAAACCGGCTGATGCTACTGCTTACTATTACAGGGCGCGCGCAAAAAGCTACTTAGGTAGAGATAACCAAACTAAAGATGCCGATAAAGAACTATATTTATTAGGCGCCATTGTTGACCTTACCAAAGCCATATCTATCAACGACGACCCAGGCGATAGTAAATACTACCAAAACAGGGGTATAGCCTACCGCGATTACGGCGTATTCAAACTCCAAACAAATTCCCGCTTTTATGACAGGAGCCGTGGTGTAAATTCATTAAAAGCATCTATTGCCGATCTTGAAAAGATATTGAACGCCAACCCGGGCCGCAACGATATCGCAGTGCTTATCGATCAATCAAAAGAAAAGCTGAACCAGGCAAGTTCAACAGCTGCTACAAAACATTAA
- the lon gene encoding endopeptidase La, which produces MSFDPFDFKNALPVINEDSEFFPLMSTEDEEEMNNEQLPDLLAILPLRNTVLFPGVVIPITVGRDKSIKLIRDANKGNRMIGVVAQQDVGIEDPNFNQLNKVGTIALIIKMLQMPDGNTTVILQGKKRFVLKDEVQSEPYIKATVEPFHETKIKEDKEFKAMVSSIKDMAMNIIQLSPNIPSEAGIAIRNIESTSFLINFISSNMNADMAAKQRLLEVASLRERINLVLEHLTLDLQMLELKNQIQSKVRVDLDKQQRDYFLNQQLKTIQEELGGNSPDLEIESLRQRAVKRKWAKEVKDHFTKELEKLARTNPAAADYSVQINYLELLLDLPWNEFTKDNFDLKRAQKVLDKDHFGLDKVKQRIIEYLAVLKLKRDMKAPILCLVGPPGVGKTSLGKSIAKALGRKYVRMALGGIRDEAEIRGHRKTYIGAMPGRIIQSVKKAGAANPVFILDEIDKVGNDFRGDPSSALLEVLDPEQNSTFYDHYVEMDFDLSNVMFIATANSLSSIQPALLDRMEIIEVNGYTIEEKIEIAKQHLVPKQREAHGLKLKDIALKSEILEKIIVDYTRESGVRALEKKIGSVVRGIAKNIALEEPYNPAVNKKDIEKILGAPIFDKDLYEGNDVAGVVTGLAWTSVGGDILFIEASLSPGKGRLTLTGSLGDVMKESVTIALAYLRAHAGYFDINPKLFDLWDVHVHVPAGATPKDGPSAGITMLTALVSAFTQRKVKPNLAMTGEITLRGRVLAVGGIREKILAAKRANIKEIILCKSNQKDILEIKEDYIKDLNFHYVTDMRDVIKLALLDEKVSEPLDLTVKEETKPVLN; this is translated from the coding sequence ATGAGTTTCGATCCATTCGATTTTAAAAATGCTTTACCGGTTATAAATGAAGACTCGGAGTTTTTTCCTTTAATGTCTACCGAAGACGAAGAGGAAATGAACAACGAGCAATTGCCTGATTTACTGGCCATTCTGCCGCTGCGTAATACTGTGCTGTTTCCCGGGGTTGTTATCCCGATAACCGTTGGCCGCGACAAATCAATCAAACTTATTCGTGATGCCAATAAAGGCAACCGGATGATTGGGGTAGTTGCGCAACAGGATGTGGGTATTGAAGACCCCAATTTTAACCAATTGAATAAAGTTGGTACCATTGCGCTCATCATCAAAATGCTGCAAATGCCCGACGGTAACACCACAGTTATTTTGCAGGGTAAAAAACGTTTTGTTTTAAAAGATGAGGTTCAGTCAGAACCCTATATTAAAGCAACCGTTGAGCCTTTTCACGAAACCAAAATAAAAGAGGATAAAGAATTTAAGGCCATGGTATCGTCTATAAAAGACATGGCCATGAATATTATCCAGCTATCGCCAAATATCCCCAGCGAAGCCGGCATAGCTATCCGCAATATTGAGAGCACTTCATTTTTGATCAACTTTATATCATCAAACATGAATGCCGATATGGCGGCCAAGCAACGCCTGTTGGAAGTTGCCAGTTTGCGCGAAAGGATTAACCTGGTACTGGAACACCTTACACTTGATTTGCAGATGCTGGAGTTAAAAAACCAGATTCAAAGCAAGGTGCGTGTTGATTTGGATAAACAGCAACGCGATTATTTTTTAAATCAACAGCTTAAAACTATACAGGAAGAGTTGGGCGGTAATTCTCCTGATTTAGAGATAGAGAGCTTACGCCAGCGTGCTGTTAAAAGGAAATGGGCTAAAGAGGTTAAAGATCATTTTACCAAAGAGCTGGAGAAGCTTGCCCGCACCAACCCTGCAGCGGCAGATTACTCGGTACAGATAAATTACCTGGAGTTATTGCTTGATTTGCCATGGAACGAGTTTACTAAAGATAACTTCGACCTGAAACGCGCCCAAAAGGTTTTGGATAAAGACCATTTTGGATTGGATAAGGTTAAACAACGCATTATTGAATACCTGGCCGTGCTGAAATTAAAGCGCGACATGAAAGCCCCCATCCTTTGCCTGGTTGGCCCTCCCGGAGTTGGTAAAACCTCGCTGGGTAAATCTATCGCCAAGGCTTTGGGCCGCAAATATGTGCGCATGGCTTTGGGCGGTATCCGCGACGAAGCCGAGATTCGTGGCCACCGTAAAACTTATATCGGCGCAATGCCGGGCCGCATCATCCAATCGGTGAAAAAAGCAGGCGCGGCAAATCCTGTTTTTATTTTAGACGAGATTGATAAGGTAGGAAACGATTTCCGCGGAGACCCGTCTTCGGCTTTACTGGAAGTGCTTGACCCCGAACAAAACAGCACTTTTTATGATCACTACGTTGAGATGGACTTCGACCTATCCAACGTAATGTTTATTGCAACTGCCAACTCCCTGAGCAGTATCCAGCCTGCGCTATTAGACAGGATGGAGATTATTGAGGTGAACGGCTATACCATCGAAGAAAAAATAGAAATAGCCAAACAACACCTTGTACCCAAACAACGCGAGGCGCATGGCTTAAAATTAAAAGACATTGCCCTTAAAAGCGAGATCCTGGAAAAAATCATTGTTGATTATACCCGTGAATCTGGCGTACGTGCGCTGGAGAAAAAGATAGGTTCGGTAGTGCGTGGCATTGCCAAAAACATCGCTTTGGAAGAGCCTTACAATCCGGCGGTAAATAAAAAAGATATCGAAAAAATATTGGGTGCGCCTATATTCGACAAAGATCTTTACGAAGGCAATGATGTAGCCGGCGTTGTAACAGGCCTGGCCTGGACATCGGTTGGCGGCGATATCCTGTTCATCGAAGCAAGCTTAAGCCCCGGCAAAGGCCGTTTAACGCTTACCGGCAGCCTGGGCGATGTGATGAAAGAATCGGTAACCATTGCACTGGCTTATTTAAGGGCCCATGCCGGTTATTTTGACATCAACCCTAAACTTTTTGACCTTTGGGACGTGCATGTGCACGTACCGGCAGGCGCTACGCCAAAGGATGGCCCATCGGCAGGTATCACCATGCTCACAGCCCTGGTTTCGGCATTTACGCAACGCAAAGTAAAACCCAACCTGGCCATGACAGGCGAGATAACCTTACGCGGCCGCGTTTTGGCCGTTGGGGGGATCAGGGAAAAAATACTTGCGGCGAAGCGCGCCAATATCAAAGAGATCATCCTATGTAAATCAAACCAGAAAGATATCCTGGAAATTAAAGAGGATTATATAAAAGATTTGAATTTCCATTACGTAACCGATATGCGCGATGTGATTAAGCTTGCATTACTGGATGAAAAGGTGAGCGAACCGCTTGACCTTACGGTTAAGGAAGAAACAAAACCTGTTTTAAACTAA
- the hisS gene encoding histidine--tRNA ligase codes for MASIKPSVPKGTRDFSPVEMVKRNYIFDTIKSVFRKYGYQQIETPTMENSSTLLGKYGEEGDKLIFKVLNSGDYLAKVNPEKLAALNSNAVASDISEKALRYDLTVPFARYVVMHQNEITFPFKRFQVQPVWRADRPQRGRYREFYQCDADVVGSDSLLNEAEFILIYDEALSKLGLKDFTIKINNRKILTGIAQIIDKADNIIDLTVAIDKLDKIGLDGVTKELIERGFTEADIEKIKPVILLQGTNTKKLQSLREALAQSDIGLKGCDEIETVFKYIESCPLQTATLELDITLARGLNYYTGAIFEVKTNEAAMGSIGGGGRYDDLTGMFGLKGLTGVGISFGADRIYDVLEELNLFPATANQSTQVLICNFDKEGETYALPLLQQLRRNNVNTELYPAGAKIKKQLDYANNKNIPYTVVIGGDEMQSGLLTFKDMASGVQEKLTAEEIVGRMAR; via the coding sequence ATGGCATCCATCAAACCATCTGTACCCAAAGGCACCCGCGATTTTTCACCTGTTGAAATGGTGAAGCGTAACTATATTTTCGATACTATTAAAAGCGTTTTTCGTAAATACGGCTATCAGCAGATAGAAACCCCGACGATGGAAAACTCATCGACACTGTTGGGTAAATATGGTGAGGAAGGAGATAAACTGATTTTTAAGGTACTAAATAGCGGCGATTACCTGGCCAAGGTAAATCCCGAAAAACTGGCGGCGCTTAACTCAAATGCGGTTGCTTCGGATATCTCAGAAAAAGCCCTGCGCTACGACCTTACCGTTCCTTTTGCCCGCTACGTAGTAATGCACCAGAACGAGATCACTTTCCCGTTCAAACGCTTCCAGGTTCAACCCGTTTGGCGTGCCGACAGGCCGCAACGTGGCCGCTACCGCGAATTTTACCAGTGCGATGCCGATGTGGTAGGTTCGGATTCTTTGCTGAACGAGGCGGAATTTATACTGATCTACGACGAAGCCTTAAGCAAATTAGGACTGAAAGATTTTACCATCAAAATTAATAACCGCAAAATACTCACAGGCATAGCCCAGATCATAGATAAGGCTGATAATATTATTGATCTTACCGTCGCCATCGACAAGCTGGACAAAATAGGGCTGGATGGCGTTACCAAAGAACTGATTGAACGCGGCTTTACCGAAGCCGACATCGAAAAAATAAAACCGGTTATTTTGCTGCAAGGCACCAATACCAAAAAACTACAAAGCCTGCGCGAAGCACTGGCCCAGTCTGATATCGGCCTTAAAGGCTGCGATGAGATAGAAACCGTTTTTAAATACATTGAAAGCTGCCCGCTGCAAACCGCAACGCTCGAACTGGATATAACCCTTGCCCGGGGCTTAAATTATTACACCGGCGCCATATTTGAGGTGAAAACAAACGAGGCAGCCATGGGCAGCATCGGCGGCGGCGGTCGGTATGATGACCTTACCGGCATGTTCGGCCTGAAAGGCCTCACCGGTGTAGGTATCTCCTTTGGTGCCGACAGGATTTATGACGTGCTGGAAGAACTAAACCTTTTCCCAGCCACGGCCAACCAAAGTACCCAGGTGCTCATCTGTAACTTTGACAAGGAGGGCGAAACTTACGCGTTACCATTGTTGCAGCAATTACGCCGTAATAATGTCAATACGGAGTTGTACCCCGCCGGTGCCAAAATCAAGAAGCAGTTAGACTACGCCAACAATAAAAATATCCCCTACACCGTAGTTATCGGCGGCGATGAAATGCAAAGCGGCTTACTAACTTTTAAAGATATGGCCAGCGGCGTGCAGGAAAAATTAACTGCGGAAGAGATTGTGGGTAGGATGGCAAGGTAA
- a CDS encoding GNAT family N-acetyltransferase: MNIITQTPRLLIRELSVADEALSLVMDEDERLTQYVKKRTPAESKQVFKDTLKDYKNKTGLGRWGIFNVADNDFIGVCMLKPSESDSDKIELGYRLHFKYWGKGIATELSKALIDYGFNTVGLTEIYAVTHPNNAASQKVLLKAGFGRFGEAFWYGEDLPFFRVRKDNQEIRVRN, from the coding sequence ATGAACATTATCACTCAAACGCCCCGCCTGCTCATCCGTGAACTTAGTGTTGCCGACGAAGCGCTGTCCCTTGTTATGGATGAGGACGAACGCCTTACCCAATACGTAAAGAAACGCACCCCGGCCGAAAGCAAGCAGGTGTTTAAGGATACCCTGAAGGATTACAAAAACAAAACCGGCCTGGGCCGTTGGGGAATTTTCAACGTAGCCGATAATGATTTCATTGGCGTATGCATGCTAAAACCAAGCGAATCGGACAGCGATAAAATTGAACTGGGCTACCGCCTGCATTTCAAATACTGGGGGAAAGGCATTGCCACCGAACTTTCAAAAGCTTTAATTGATTACGGTTTCAATACAGTCGGGTTAACGGAAATTTATGCTGTTACCCATCCGAATAACGCTGCTTCGCAAAAGGTTTTGTTAAAAGCCGGTTTTGGGCGTTTTGGCGAGGCTTTTTGGTATGGAGAAGATTTGCCGTTTTTTAGAGTGAGGAAAGACAATCAAGAGATTAGAGTCAGGAATTAA
- a CDS encoding low molecular weight protein-tyrosine-phosphatase, with amino-acid sequence MKILMVCLGNICRSPLAEGIMQHLSDEQGLGWQVDSAGTGNWHVGEGPDRRSVRAARNHGIDISGQICRLFRKSDFDEFDHIFVMDKYNLSDILNMARNDEHAQKVKLLLGDKIVPDPYHDDTQFEPVFELIEGGCKDIIRELTA; translated from the coding sequence ATGAAAATACTAATGGTATGCCTCGGCAACATCTGCCGTTCGCCGCTGGCCGAGGGGATAATGCAGCACCTTAGCGATGAGCAGGGGCTGGGCTGGCAGGTAGATTCGGCAGGCACCGGCAACTGGCACGTAGGCGAGGGGCCCGACAGGCGCTCGGTACGCGCGGCCCGAAACCACGGCATTGATATCAGCGGGCAGATTTGCCGCCTGTTCAGGAAAAGCGATTTCGATGAGTTTGACCATATTTTTGTTATGGATAAGTACAACCTCAGCGATATCCTGAACATGGCCCGTAACGATGAACATGCGCAAAAAGTGAAGCTCCTGTTAGGCGATAAAATTGTACCCGACCCATACCACGACGATACCCAGTTTGAGCCGGTGTTTGAACTGATAGAAGGTGGGTGCAAGGACATTATAAGGGAGTTGACGGCCTGA
- a CDS encoding S1/P1 nuclease, with amino-acid sequence MKTSIFKKIAFFLAICYIPVQSMAWGTNGHRICGQIADSYLTPKARKAIQAILGDESIAITSNWADFIKSDPAYGYLYNWHFIDLDKAYTYPELQTYLKADTATDAYTKMNFLIAGLKNKSTTKANKLLYLRMLIHIVEDVHQPFHTGHTSDKGGNDFKVQWFGKDSNLHSVWDSQLIDNQQLSYTEYAAWINHSTTTQRVALQKAPISQWLFESNQLAEKFYADIKPGDNLTYKYNFNHIATLNQQLLKAGIRLAGVLNQLFG; translated from the coding sequence ATGAAAACATCAATCTTTAAAAAAATCGCTTTTTTTTTAGCCATTTGCTATATCCCGGTGCAAAGCATGGCCTGGGGTACCAATGGCCACCGCATTTGCGGGCAAATAGCCGATAGTTATTTAACGCCCAAGGCACGCAAAGCCATACAGGCCATTTTAGGCGACGAGTCGATAGCGATTACCAGCAACTGGGCCGATTTTATTAAATCCGATCCTGCTTACGGCTATCTGTACAACTGGCATTTTATCGACCTGGATAAGGCTTATACCTACCCCGAATTGCAAACCTATTTAAAGGCCGACACAGCTACGGATGCCTATACCAAAATGAATTTTTTGATAGCCGGCCTTAAAAATAAAAGCACCACCAAAGCGAATAAACTGCTTTACCTGCGCATGCTGATCCACATTGTTGAAGATGTGCACCAGCCCTTCCATACCGGCCACACCAGCGATAAAGGCGGCAACGATTTTAAAGTACAATGGTTTGGCAAGGACAGCAACCTGCACTCGGTTTGGGATAGCCAGCTGATAGATAACCAGCAATTGAGCTATACCGAATATGCCGCCTGGATAAACCATAGCACCACTACTCAGCGCGTAGCCCTGCAAAAGGCCCCCATAAGCCAATGGCTGTTTGAAAGCAACCAACTGGCCGAAAAGTTTTATGCCGACATTAAACCAGGCGATAACCTTACTTATAAATACAATTTTAACCACATAGCCACCCTGAACCAACAACTCCTTAAAGCCGGCATCCGTTTGGCAGGGGTGTTGAATCAGTTGTTTGGATAG
- a CDS encoding fumarate hydratase yields the protein MQKPGLTYLQGEWKQDSVPAEKRLVTYSLYDIKFSCDSFVMKISTVSKVNYGADTCMNKGHWDEYIRGTYSQKQDTLHLKGEFCNANLSYKDEKTCFRWGDYEEFFKVKQPKDSLIQFTSTSNVIPINARLVKRTSCIPKPL from the coding sequence ATGCAAAAGCCAGGATTAACTTATTTACAGGGCGAGTGGAAGCAGGATTCTGTTCCGGCCGAGAAGCGGTTGGTTACCTATTCGCTTTACGATATTAAATTTAGCTGCGATTCGTTTGTGATGAAGATAAGTACCGTAAGCAAGGTAAACTACGGTGCCGATACCTGCATGAATAAAGGCCATTGGGACGAGTATATTCGCGGCACCTATTCGCAAAAGCAGGATACCCTGCATCTTAAAGGCGAATTTTGCAACGCCAACCTGAGCTACAAAGACGAGAAAACCTGTTTCCGCTGGGGCGATTACGAGGAGTTTTTTAAAGTAAAACAACCTAAAGATTCGCTCATTCAATTTACAAGTACATCAAACGTAATACCCATTAATGCCCGATTGGTTAAACGTACAAGCTGCATCCCAAAACCATTATAA
- the fumC gene encoding class II fumarate hydratase has product MSFRTEHDTMGEVQVPADKYWGAQTERSRNNFKIGPEASMPKEIIDAFAYLKKAAAYTNTDLGVLSAEKRDLIAQVCDEILAGSLATEFPLVIWQTGSGTQSNMNVNEVVANRAHVLQGNKLGEGKTFIHPNDDVNKSQSSNDTYPTAMHIAAYKILMDVTIPGVEKLRDTLQLKVEAFKSVVKIGRTHLMDATPLTLGQEFSGYVSQLNHGLKALRNTLDHLSELALGGTAVGTGINTPKGYDVKVAEYIAQFTGLPFITAENKFEALAAHDAIVESHGALKQIAVSLMKIANDIRMLASGPRSGIGEIHIPDNEPGSSIMPGKVNPTQNEAVTMVAAQVMGNDVTISIGGSNGHYELNVFKPVMAANFLQSARLIGDACVSFNDHCAVGIEPNYDGIKKHLENSLMLVTALNPHIGYENAAKIAKTALKENKSLREAAIGLGLLTNEQFDQWVIPENMIGSL; this is encoded by the coding sequence ATGAGTTTTAGGACCGAACACGATACCATGGGCGAGGTACAGGTACCTGCCGATAAATACTGGGGAGCACAAACAGAACGTTCACGCAATAACTTTAAAATTGGTCCGGAGGCGTCAATGCCCAAAGAGATCATCGACGCGTTTGCCTATTTGAAAAAAGCTGCCGCTTATACCAATACCGACTTAGGCGTACTATCTGCCGAAAAGCGCGACTTGATAGCACAGGTTTGCGACGAGATATTGGCCGGATCGCTGGCCACGGAGTTTCCGCTGGTGATTTGGCAAACAGGTTCGGGCACGCAATCAAACATGAACGTGAATGAAGTTGTGGCCAACCGCGCCCATGTATTGCAGGGCAACAAACTGGGCGAAGGCAAAACTTTCATCCACCCCAATGATGATGTAAACAAATCGCAATCATCAAACGATACATACCCAACCGCTATGCACATTGCGGCGTATAAAATACTGATGGATGTTACCATCCCCGGTGTTGAAAAACTGCGCGATACCCTGCAATTAAAAGTAGAGGCTTTTAAATCGGTAGTAAAAATTGGCCGTACCCACTTAATGGATGCTACACCGCTTACACTGGGCCAGGAATTTTCCGGTTATGTATCGCAGCTAAACCACGGCCTGAAAGCCCTGCGTAATACGCTTGATCACCTGTCGGAACTTGCCCTTGGCGGTACAGCCGTAGGTACCGGCATCAACACCCCAAAAGGTTATGATGTTAAAGTAGCCGAATATATTGCCCAGTTTACCGGCCTGCCATTTATCACTGCCGAAAACAAATTTGAGGCTTTGGCAGCTCACGATGCCATTGTAGAGAGCCATGGTGCGCTTAAACAAATAGCCGTATCGTTAATGAAAATAGCCAACGATATCAGGATGCTGGCTTCTGGTCCGCGTTCGGGTATTGGCGAGATCCATATCCCCGATAACGAGCCGGGTTCATCTATAATGCCGGGCAAGGTTAACCCAACCCAAAACGAAGCTGTTACCATGGTAGCCGCGCAGGTAATGGGCAACGATGTAACCATTTCTATTGGTGGCTCAAATGGCCATTACGAACTGAACGTATTTAAACCGGTGATGGCTGCCAACTTCCTGCAGTCGGCAAGGTTAATTGGCGATGCCTGCGTATCGTTCAATGATCATTGCGCTGTAGGTATAGAACCTAATTACGATGGTATCAAAAAACACCTCGAAAACTCGCTGATGCTGGTAACAGCGCTTAATCCGCACATTGGTTATGAAAATGCCGCCAAAATTGCCAAAACCGCGCTAAAGGAAAACAAATCCCTGCGCGAAGCCGCCATTGGCCTGGGCCTGTTAACCAACGAACAGTTTGACCAATGGGTTATACCCGAAAATATGATAGGTAGCTTATAA